The Flavobacterium commune genome contains the following window.
TAAAATGATAATTTTCTATAATTTTGTTTTATGCTCGAAATAAATTCTCATAGAAAAATCATACACATCGATATGGATGCTTTTTTTGCTTCTGTGGAGCAAATGGACAATCCGGAGCTGCGAGGAAAACCTATTGCTGTGGGAGGTTCTGAAAACAGAGGGGTAGTGGCAGCGGCGAGTTATGAGGCGAGGAAATTTGGTGTTCGTTCGGCAATAAGCGGAGTTTTGGCCAAGAAATATTGTCCGGAACTTATATTTGTCCGTCCCCGATTTGAGCGTTACAAGGAAATTTCGAATCAAATTCATAAGATTTTCCGCGACTATACCGATTTGATTGAACCGCTTTCGCTTGACGAAGCTTATCTGGATGTAACCCAAAATAAAAAAGGAAATCCCAGTGCGAGTTTATTGGCACAGGAAATTCGAAATCGTATTTTTAATGAAGTGGGTTTAACGGCTTCGGCGGGAATTTCGATTAATAAATTTGTGGCCAAAATTGCAAGTGATTACAATAAGCCCAACGGACAAAAAACCGTTACTCCCGATGAGGTGATTCCGTTTCTGGAAGTTTTACCTATTCGCAAATTTTATGGTGTGGGTAAGGTGACAACGGAGAAAATGTACCAACTGGGGATTTTTACCGGACAGGAATTAAAGAGTAAATCATTAGAATTTTTAGAAAAGCATTTCGGTAAATCAGGGAGTTATTATTACCATGTGGTGCGCGGTATTCACAATAGCGAAGTGAAATCGAGTCGAATTGCGAAATCAGTAGCCGCCGAACATACTTTTGAAACTAATTTGTCTTCGGAAATCTTTATGTTGGAACAATTGGAGAACATTGCCAATAGTTTAGAGCGAAGGTTGAAAAAACATCATGTTTCAGGAAAAACAGTAACCTTAAAGATAAAATACAGCGATTTTACACAACAAACCCGAAGTAAAACCCTGCCTTATTTTATTGCCGATAAAGGATTGATTTTAGAAACAGTAAAAGAATTGTTGTATCAGGAACGAATGAAAGATTCGGTTCGGTTGCTTGGGATTTCTATGAGTAACTTAAATACCGAAGTTAAAAAAGCAGTGGTTGCAGTTCAATTGAAATTTGACTTTTAAAAAACACAAAACCCTTCTTTTGGGGAAGGGTTTACATTTAATATTATAATTTGAAATTAGTCTTTACTGGAAAGTTTAGATAGCAATCTCAGGAATTCGATGTATAGCCAAACTAAGGTAATCATCAATCCCATGGCACCAAACCATTCCATGTATTTTGGCATTCTTTGTTGCGCTCCTTCTTCAATTCGATCAAAATCAAGGAATAAATTTAAGGCGGCAATTATAATCACAAAAACACTGATTCCAATACTCCACATCGAATTTCCATAATGTACCGGTTGGTAGCTTGTAAATAGCGAAAACAGCCAGGAAATCAAATAATAAGTAGCTATAGCCAGTGTAGCAGCAACAACGACAGATTTGAATTGTTCGGTTACTTTTATTATTCGGTATTTGTACAATCCCAGACAAACGGCAAAGGTTACAAATGTTGCTCCTACAGCCTGAATGACAATTCCCGGGTATTTGACTTCAAAAATTGCTGAAATTCCTCCAATGAATAAGCCTTCAAATATAGCGTAACCCGGAGCTAAATAGCCGGAATATTGTGGTTTAAAAGCAGAAATAATAACTAAAACAAAACCGATTATAGCTCCGCCAATGGCAGGAACAATAGGGTTCATTCCGTTAAAAGTCATCCACCAGGTTACCATGGCAGCTGCTGTAAGCAATAAGAATAATAAAATAGTTTTGTTGATAGTTCCCGAAATGGTCATGTCCTGATCATAACCAATAA
Protein-coding sequences here:
- the dinB gene encoding DNA polymerase IV produces the protein MLEINSHRKIIHIDMDAFFASVEQMDNPELRGKPIAVGGSENRGVVAAASYEARKFGVRSAISGVLAKKYCPELIFVRPRFERYKEISNQIHKIFRDYTDLIEPLSLDEAYLDVTQNKKGNPSASLLAQEIRNRIFNEVGLTASAGISINKFVAKIASDYNKPNGQKTVTPDEVIPFLEVLPIRKFYGVGKVTTEKMYQLGIFTGQELKSKSLEFLEKHFGKSGSYYYHVVRGIHNSEVKSSRIAKSVAAEHTFETNLSSEIFMLEQLENIANSLERRLKKHHVSGKTVTLKIKYSDFTQQTRSKTLPYFIADKGLILETVKELLYQERMKDSVRLLGISMSNLNTEVKKAVVAVQLKFDF
- a CDS encoding Bax inhibitor-1/YccA family protein — encoded protein: MEFKSRNPFLNNKSFSPTSRAEQVHEATVIGYDQDMTISGTINKTILLFLLLTAAAMVTWWMTFNGMNPIVPAIGGAIIGFVLVIISAFKPQYSGYLAPGYAIFEGLFIGGISAIFEVKYPGIVIQAVGATFVTFAVCLGLYKYRIIKVTEQFKSVVVAATLAIATYYLISWLFSLFTSYQPVHYGNSMWSIGISVFVIIIAALNLFLDFDRIEEGAQQRMPKYMEWFGAMGLMITLVWLYIEFLRLLSKLSSKD